The Streptomyces asoensis DNA window ACTCGTCGACGTGCATGTAGGCCTTGCCGTTGCTCTCGTCGATGGCCAGGGAGTCCAGCGGGCACATGTCCACACAGAGCGTGCAGCCGTCGATGCACTTCGACTCGTCGATGGTCACGGGCACGTCGGCCCGCTGGGGTGCCAGGGTCATGGCTGTCTCCAGGAAGGTCCCGGGAGGATTCCGGAGAAATCCCGGGCGGCAGTGAACCGATGAGGCCGTGCCGAACGATGAAGGGTCGAGGGCGGAAGCCGTACCGCCGGGGAGGGAGGTCAGAGGGAGCGGTGCAGCAGGCCGCTCATCGAGATGCGGTCCCCGCGGAAGCGGATGAACTCCAGATCCACCGGGCGGCCGTCGGCGAGGTGGGTGAGGCGTTCGAGCATCAGGACGGCCGCGCCGCGCG harbors:
- a CDS encoding ferredoxin family protein, whose product is MTLAPQRADVPVTIDESKCIDGCTLCVDMCPLDSLAIDESNGKAYMHVDECWYCGPCAARCPTGAVTVNMPYLLR